A genomic segment from Vidua macroura isolate BioBank_ID:100142 chromosome Z, ASM2450914v1, whole genome shotgun sequence encodes:
- the LOC128822378 gene encoding serine/threonine-protein kinase PAK 2-like, with amino-acid sequence MTEGYTLLGRAAEGFKGSYLKACEDPEDNAGTARQQLEQQRLEAQKKMEQLAKALTEMDAGSAIKAAAAAASSEEASSPQPENPSVAVKQVNLQRQGCEDVLKEILVMKEYKNPNIVTYLESYLVNEDVLVVLEYMDGGSLADVVSMKRMAVGHIATVCRECLQGLAFLHANQVIHRDIKSDNILLGQDGSVKLADFGLCAPLSPEQSKRRSMVGTTCWMAPEVVRREPYGPKVDIWSLGIVGIEMAKGEAPYIRETSERANYLIGKQGVPDLHMLRLPSEPIECLVA; translated from the exons GCTACACGTTGCTGGGCCGGGCAGCAGAGGGCTTCAAGGGCTCCTACTTGAAGGCCTGTGAAGACCcagaggacaatgctgggaca GCGAGACAACAGCTGGAACAACAGAGGTTGGAGGCGCAGAAGAagatggagcagctggcaaAAGCCCTGACAGAG ATGGACGCAGGATCTGCCATCAAAgctgccgctgcagcagcatcctccgaaGAAGCCTCCTCTCCGCAGCCCGAAAACCCGAGC GTGGCCGTAAAGCAAGTTAATCTCCAGCGCCAGGGCTGCGaggatgtgttgaaggaaatcctggtcatgaaagaatataagaaccccaatattgtcacctacctagaaag CTACCTTGTCAAtgaggatgtcctggtggtgttggagtatatggatggaggctccttagctgatgtggtcagcatgaaaaggatggctgtaggacacatagcaacagtgtgtcgggag tgcctgcaaggcctggctttccttcatgccaaccaggtgatccacagagacatcaaaagtgacaacatccttctgggccaggatggctccgtcaagctgg ccgattttggcctctgtgctccgctcagccctgagcagagtaaaCGGAGGTCGATGGTCGGGACCacttgctggatggcacccgaggtggtgagaagagagccatacggccccaaagtggacatctggtcccttggcatcgtgggaatagaaatggccaaaggagaggctccttatattcgggaaaccagtgagagg gctaACTACCTGATAGGCAAGCAAGGGGTACCAGACCTGCACAtgctcaggctgccctctg agccaATCGAATGTCttgtagcttaa